A part of Criblamydia sequanensis CRIB-18 genomic DNA contains:
- a CDS encoding vWA domain-containing protein, with protein sequence MSLDFFWTVIAISLALLGFFLYKLKNSFEAPGVYLSTVQAFSSNKTFKEKYYWLPEAIAYLSLATLLMALAGPHLEKTIQFQQKEGLPPPALQKGLAIYLLLDHSGSMYQEVSVPSSTGLPQNMRKIDLSKELTKKFVLGDPKLGLKGRGSDLIGLVAFARTAQIISPFSLDHEAIANEIDRLTINRDINQIGTSIGYAIFKTVNEIAATKQFAKEMDKEKGFTILNSIIIVITDGFQETNPNDEKHPLRSIDVFQAAEAAKKEGIKIYVVNIEPKLSTPEYASNRELFNLVTKYTGGKFFMVESGGSLADIYREIDTLEKSEVPAFLKSKKNEPTTYTEKKYFSFFLMKAALGLLLLHLIIKLFVISRVP encoded by the coding sequence ATGAGCTTAGACTTTTTTTGGACAGTTATTGCGATATCTTTGGCTCTTCTCGGCTTTTTTCTTTACAAGCTGAAAAACTCCTTTGAAGCACCCGGCGTTTATTTATCCACCGTTCAGGCGTTCTCCTCAAATAAGACCTTTAAAGAAAAGTATTATTGGCTTCCGGAAGCCATTGCGTATCTTAGCTTAGCAACCCTTCTAATGGCATTAGCCGGACCCCACTTAGAAAAGACGATTCAATTTCAGCAAAAAGAGGGGCTTCCCCCGCCCGCGCTTCAAAAAGGGTTGGCTATCTATCTGCTTTTAGATCACTCAGGTTCGATGTATCAAGAAGTTTCCGTGCCAAGCTCGACAGGCCTTCCTCAAAACATGAGAAAGATAGATCTTTCAAAGGAATTAACCAAAAAATTTGTTTTGGGCGATCCTAAACTTGGTTTAAAGGGTCGGGGATCTGATTTAATCGGGCTTGTCGCTTTTGCAAGAACCGCTCAAATTATTTCTCCTTTTTCGCTTGATCATGAGGCTATTGCCAATGAAATCGATCGGTTGACCATTAATCGAGATATCAACCAAATCGGCACATCCATCGGGTATGCCATTTTTAAGACGGTCAATGAAATAGCCGCAACCAAGCAATTTGCCAAAGAAATGGACAAAGAAAAAGGGTTTACTATTCTAAACTCAATTATCATTGTCATTACAGACGGGTTTCAAGAAACCAATCCAAATGATGAGAAGCACCCTTTAAGAAGCATTGATGTTTTTCAAGCCGCCGAAGCTGCCAAAAAAGAAGGGATTAAAATCTATGTTGTCAATATTGAGCCAAAGCTAAGTACGCCGGAATACGCATCCAATCGGGAACTTTTTAATTTAGTCACTAAGTATACCGGCGGGAAATTTTTTATGGTGGAAAGCGGGGGAAGCCTCGCTGATATTTATCGAGAAATAGACACGCTTGAAAAAAGCGAGGTGCCGGCTTTTCTAAAATCTAAAAAAAATGAGCCCACAACGTACACTGAAAAAAAATATTTTTCCTTTTTTTTAATGAAAGCGGCTCTTGGTTTGCTTTTGCTTCATCTCATCATAAAGCTATTTGTTATCAGCAGGGTACCCTAA
- a CDS encoding ParB/RepB/Spo0J family partition protein, translating to MKDEPMDEDLKIISLQKISVSSYQPRKSFNAKDIQELADSIESVGLISPLVVKKIENDHYELIAGERRLRALHLLKRKEAPCFIRKIDDLSSGAASLIENIQRVDLSPIEIAKSIDKLIQQFKLTQKTVSEKIGKKRSTVANYLRLLTLPAHIQDGITSGLFTMGHAKALLSLEKEDEMELFYETVLSEKLSVREAEKKADQFKDKAKKNKLRYRTKDFFLEDLQNKIQEKYGTKVVIQEEGKKGKITISYFNYDDLDRILALMGCKEDSF from the coding sequence ATGAAAGATGAACCAATGGATGAAGATTTAAAGATTATTTCATTACAAAAAATTTCAGTAAGTTCGTATCAGCCAAGAAAAAGCTTTAACGCTAAAGATATTCAAGAACTTGCCGATTCGATTGAATCCGTAGGCCTTATCTCACCTCTTGTCGTCAAAAAAATTGAGAATGACCACTATGAGCTTATCGCAGGGGAGAGAAGGCTTCGGGCACTTCATCTTCTGAAAAGAAAAGAAGCTCCTTGCTTTATTCGAAAAATAGACGATCTTTCAAGTGGAGCTGCTTCCTTAATTGAAAATATTCAAAGAGTGGATCTTTCCCCAATAGAAATTGCCAAAAGCATAGACAAATTAATTCAGCAATTTAAACTCACCCAAAAAACAGTTTCTGAAAAAATTGGTAAAAAGCGTTCTACGGTCGCTAACTATCTCAGGCTTTTGACCTTGCCGGCACACATACAAGATGGGATAACAAGCGGTCTTTTTACAATGGGACATGCAAAAGCTCTTCTTTCCCTTGAAAAAGAAGATGAAATGGAATTGTTTTATGAAACGGTTTTGTCTGAGAAACTCTCTGTTCGAGAAGCGGAAAAAAAAGCAGATCAATTTAAGGATAAAGCTAAAAAGAATAAGCTTAGATATAGAACTAAAGATTTTTTCCTTGAAGATCTTCAAAATAAGATTCAAGAAAAGTATGGCACTAAAGTTGTGATTCAAGAAGAAGGCAAGAAAGGCAAAATTACAATTTCTTACTTCAATTATGATGATCTTGATCGCATTTTAGCTTTGATGGGTTGTAAAGAAGATTCATTTTAG
- the topA gene encoding type I DNA topoisomerase — protein sequence MGKSLIIVESPAKIKTLKKFLGADYLFESSVGHVRDLPEREFGIDIEHNFTPHYVIMPDKTKVIATLKAAAKNCDVIFLCPDPDREGEAIAWHIQEILKSELAKKALVFKRVTFNSITKEAVAKALKEPREIDLALVDAQQARRLLDRIVGYKISPILNRRIQRGKGESVSAGRVQSVALKLVVEREKEIEAFKPVEYWKIEAHFKKEDDEKVFKAYLYSVDGKRVAKEEEEGKDLITIGDKDTAFEIAKRIENGKFKVESLERKEKRRFPVPPFITSTLQQEASRHFGFSSARTMSIAQKLYEGIDLGKEGPEGLITYMRTDSTRVAPEAISEARSFISKTYGSEFIPETPKFYSTKKSAQDAHEAIRPANLQHAPEKLEPYLTKEEFLLYQLIWRRFLASQMMPAVYDTLAVDIVDGKGIKLRANGSIIKFQGFLVLYEEKFDEENKDDEAKILPPLEVEDLLKLLEATSEQAFTRPPPRFTEASLIKELEKSGIGRPSTYAAIMNKIQSRDYTVKESGRLKPTEIGRVIAQLLEANFTEIMNVGFTAAMEDDLELIAENKKDWKKLINDFWDKFFPVLETAEKQAFVPKIETDIPCPSCKTGKLQKVWFKNKYFFGCTNYPDCTYSAPVEEITFRKEDYSENFNWEQLCPDCGSPMKVRHGRFGAFLGCSRYPDCKGIVNIPKKGEELVPESELPPCPAIGCTGKIVQRRSRFGKMFFSCSTFPDCDVIGNTLEELETKYQNHERKAYVSKRKKKTAPVKASAKKPAKSAKTAKKAKAPAKKTAKKREMPKFNVSKELEAIVKEKELSFGDATKKVWEYIKDKDLQDKNDKRSINPDKTLSKVLGSSDSINMLKLGAHLKKHLTKKEEG from the coding sequence ATGGGAAAATCGCTGATTATTGTCGAATCCCCAGCTAAAATAAAAACTTTAAAGAAATTTCTCGGCGCAGATTATCTTTTTGAGTCTTCGGTCGGGCATGTTCGCGATCTTCCGGAAAGGGAATTTGGAATTGACATTGAGCACAATTTCACTCCCCACTATGTCATCATGCCGGATAAAACCAAAGTCATTGCCACGCTAAAAGCCGCCGCCAAAAATTGCGATGTCATCTTCCTTTGTCCCGACCCTGATAGAGAGGGTGAGGCTATTGCTTGGCACATTCAAGAAATTCTAAAAAGCGAACTTGCTAAGAAGGCCCTTGTCTTTAAACGGGTCACATTCAACTCCATTACAAAAGAAGCTGTGGCGAAAGCCCTAAAAGAACCTCGGGAAATTGATTTAGCGCTCGTCGATGCCCAGCAAGCAAGACGTCTATTGGACAGAATTGTAGGCTATAAAATATCCCCGATCCTTAATCGCAGAATTCAAAGAGGAAAAGGCGAATCTGTATCAGCTGGCCGTGTTCAATCGGTAGCTCTTAAGCTTGTCGTCGAAAGGGAAAAAGAAATTGAAGCCTTTAAACCGGTAGAATACTGGAAGATTGAAGCCCACTTCAAAAAAGAAGACGATGAGAAAGTATTTAAAGCCTACCTCTATTCTGTCGATGGAAAAAGAGTTGCTAAAGAAGAAGAGGAAGGAAAAGATTTAATCACAATCGGGGATAAAGACACCGCTTTTGAAATTGCAAAAAGAATTGAAAACGGAAAATTTAAAGTTGAGTCTTTGGAGAGAAAAGAAAAAAGACGGTTTCCCGTTCCCCCTTTTATCACTTCAACTTTGCAGCAAGAAGCAAGCCGCCACTTTGGATTTTCCTCTGCCCGAACCATGAGCATCGCGCAAAAACTTTATGAAGGAATTGATCTTGGAAAAGAAGGACCGGAAGGTCTTATCACCTATATGAGAACGGACTCGACAAGAGTTGCGCCTGAGGCCATTAGCGAAGCTAGAAGTTTTATCAGCAAAACCTACGGCAGCGAGTTTATTCCGGAGACGCCAAAATTTTATTCGACCAAAAAAAGCGCTCAAGACGCTCACGAAGCTATAAGACCTGCCAACTTGCAGCATGCGCCTGAAAAATTAGAGCCTTATTTGACAAAAGAGGAATTTCTTCTCTATCAACTTATTTGGAGACGTTTTTTAGCCTCTCAAATGATGCCGGCAGTTTACGATACTCTTGCAGTTGATATTGTCGATGGAAAAGGCATTAAATTAAGAGCGAATGGCTCTATCATTAAATTCCAGGGTTTTCTTGTTCTCTACGAGGAAAAATTTGACGAAGAGAATAAAGATGATGAAGCCAAAATTCTTCCTCCCCTGGAAGTGGAAGATCTTTTAAAACTTTTAGAGGCTACAAGCGAGCAGGCCTTTACAAGACCTCCACCAAGGTTTACAGAGGCTTCGCTTATCAAAGAGCTTGAAAAATCAGGAATCGGACGGCCTTCTACCTACGCCGCTATCATGAATAAAATCCAAAGCCGGGACTATACAGTCAAAGAAAGCGGCAGGTTAAAGCCGACAGAAATCGGCCGTGTGATAGCACAGCTACTCGAAGCTAACTTTACAGAAATTATGAATGTCGGCTTTACAGCTGCCATGGAAGATGATCTTGAGCTTATCGCAGAAAACAAGAAAGACTGGAAAAAACTCATAAATGATTTTTGGGATAAATTCTTTCCGGTGCTTGAAACGGCTGAAAAGCAAGCTTTCGTTCCAAAGATAGAGACTGATATTCCCTGTCCTAGTTGCAAAACAGGCAAATTGCAAAAAGTATGGTTTAAAAATAAGTACTTCTTTGGCTGCACAAATTATCCGGACTGCACTTATTCAGCTCCAGTTGAAGAGATCACTTTTAGAAAAGAAGATTACAGCGAGAATTTTAACTGGGAGCAACTTTGTCCGGATTGCGGGTCTCCCATGAAGGTAAGGCATGGTCGTTTTGGAGCTTTTCTTGGCTGCAGCAGATACCCTGATTGCAAGGGAATTGTGAATATCCCCAAAAAAGGCGAAGAATTAGTTCCCGAAAGCGAGCTTCCCCCTTGCCCTGCCATAGGGTGCACAGGTAAAATTGTACAAAGAAGATCCCGATTCGGAAAAATGTTTTTCTCCTGTTCAACTTTCCCTGATTGCGACGTGATTGGAAATACTTTAGAAGAATTGGAAACCAAATACCAAAATCATGAAAGAAAAGCGTACGTCAGCAAAAGAAAGAAAAAAACAGCGCCCGTAAAGGCGTCAGCCAAAAAACCAGCGAAATCTGCAAAAACCGCCAAAAAAGCAAAAGCTCCTGCAAAAAAGACCGCAAAAAAAAGAGAAATGCCTAAATTTAATGTCAGCAAAGAACTTGAAGCGATTGTCAAAGAAAAAGAATTGAGCTTTGGGGATGCGACTAAAAAAGTTTGGGAATATATTAAGGATAAGGATTTGCAGGACAAAAACGATAAGAGAAGCATCAATCCCGACAAAACGCTTTCAAAAGTTTTGGGAAGCTCTGATTCTATCAATATGTTAAAATTAGGCGCCCATCTTAAAAAACACCTAACCAAAAAAGAAGAAGGATAA
- a CDS encoding vWA domain-containing protein, producing the protein MIFGAKENIFLFLILPFFIYFVFREYRKNEKILAALGDLKILKKSSLLPYRYSYLIRFFFLLQSFSFLVLALMDPKGNPHYPAGVEKAFEQAKGGDVEMKSQEVVFLLDQSASMNVVDGRQKKSRLENAKTVIDDVVRQLNGEQISLYVFSNNLERKIASTIDYFYFRLHLREVGKKEFERGGTSLIKTMSQLVKEMSQKNRTLPATILLFSDGEETEASANPSIWKTLAQSSKNALPFRVFAVGMGTESGGVVPDVEYQGKKVTSKLEPKVLEEIARAFKGRYFASENYSSAALAAALIKEIRSKESFKVKKEAVDNKPLPVVYDLYFQYPLSLSIFFLILYLFTPPIPKLKKSFLILLLMSASQLQAVNEGTIKAKNYAEANMPEKASASLEAEIQREKEPWKKAILRYNQGASYMYSKEKRPARKYFLEEPLSKETFPPLTLRVKINEALIALENLMLLQEKAGSRGEFREADFYAAEGLYKHILESLKDARTLDCETQKLKGAKNCLPTKYLQEIENKARELHLIIRDQSYMAAFEKMPLTDVSLRLLGIIKRMKLRLSHLEKTIPNQEKNQLLTSEKEFAEGLLPFWDLYSKRLSTLRGEANQRVEGLKAKDSFNQFIQALSGSDLKTSLSYLSKTEQTLQNTLKSSFGESRALEALNVLIDSYESLEEEGFLRIGSLQALLDLQEESLLSLKERELIGFEFLETSTKLLRLSILNQSEENYRESEFFFQGAQFFLQLFMYKNTELKNSPKEILVKLLKMVWSFREMYRNYDMIDKKEEPNQLLWSVYFSLQAIEDDFDEAVLLIQTLGFNEDYSGKDRCQSVPWDDVNPLFDQGRLFLTEASSRMKPILKKLEDLLYIDQAIFSFKDALEAIDHPKGGNGCKGSPQKKKEEEEPEESEAPKPSDQQEEDVLKNLMEMEQEDAGFREEKAEPPKGVEKPW; encoded by the coding sequence GTGATTTTTGGCGCAAAAGAAAATATCTTCCTTTTTCTTATCCTTCCTTTCTTTATTTATTTTGTGTTTCGGGAATATAGAAAAAATGAAAAAATATTAGCCGCTCTTGGCGATTTAAAAATCCTAAAAAAAAGCTCGCTCCTTCCTTACCGATACTCTTATTTGATTCGCTTTTTCTTTCTTCTTCAATCGTTTAGCTTTTTAGTTTTAGCGTTAATGGACCCGAAAGGAAATCCCCATTATCCGGCAGGGGTTGAAAAGGCATTTGAGCAAGCCAAGGGCGGCGATGTTGAAATGAAATCGCAAGAGGTCGTCTTTCTTTTAGACCAATCAGCTTCCATGAATGTTGTAGATGGGCGTCAGAAAAAAAGCCGATTGGAGAATGCTAAAACCGTTATCGATGATGTCGTAAGGCAGTTAAACGGGGAGCAGATCTCTCTTTATGTCTTTTCAAATAATCTAGAGAGAAAAATCGCCAGCACTATCGACTATTTCTATTTTAGGCTTCATTTAAGAGAAGTTGGAAAAAAGGAGTTTGAAAGAGGGGGCACAAGCCTTATAAAAACCATGTCCCAGCTTGTCAAAGAAATGAGTCAAAAAAATAGAACGCTTCCCGCCACTATACTTCTATTTTCAGATGGCGAGGAAACAGAAGCTAGCGCGAATCCTTCAATTTGGAAAACCTTGGCGCAATCTTCTAAAAATGCGCTGCCTTTTAGGGTATTTGCAGTTGGCATGGGGACAGAATCAGGAGGGGTTGTTCCGGATGTTGAATATCAGGGAAAGAAAGTCACCTCCAAACTCGAACCAAAGGTCCTTGAAGAAATTGCGAGAGCTTTTAAGGGAAGGTATTTCGCTTCTGAAAACTATTCCTCAGCAGCCCTTGCGGCAGCCCTTATTAAAGAAATCCGCTCGAAGGAATCCTTTAAAGTAAAAAAAGAAGCTGTTGATAATAAACCTTTGCCTGTCGTTTACGATCTCTACTTTCAATACCCCCTTTCGTTATCGATCTTTTTCCTCATTCTGTATTTATTTACGCCCCCTATTCCCAAACTGAAAAAGAGCTTTTTGATTCTTTTGTTGATGTCAGCCTCCCAATTGCAAGCTGTTAATGAAGGCACCATAAAGGCTAAAAACTATGCCGAAGCCAATATGCCGGAAAAAGCAAGCGCTTCTTTGGAAGCTGAAATTCAAAGAGAAAAAGAACCTTGGAAAAAAGCCATTTTAAGATATAACCAAGGGGCTTCATACATGTATTCGAAAGAAAAGAGGCCCGCAAGAAAATACTTTTTGGAAGAGCCCCTTAGTAAAGAAACCTTTCCCCCTCTTACATTGAGGGTCAAAATAAATGAAGCCCTTATTGCTTTAGAAAATTTAATGCTTTTGCAAGAAAAAGCCGGGTCAAGGGGGGAATTTAGAGAAGCAGACTTTTATGCAGCGGAAGGTTTGTATAAACATATTTTAGAATCTTTAAAAGATGCCAGAACACTTGATTGCGAAACTCAAAAGCTTAAAGGGGCTAAAAATTGCCTTCCGACAAAATATTTGCAAGAAATAGAAAATAAAGCTCGAGAGCTTCATTTAATTATCAGAGACCAATCTTACATGGCAGCTTTTGAGAAAATGCCTTTAACCGATGTAAGCTTAAGGCTTCTTGGCATTATCAAAAGAATGAAATTAAGGCTCTCCCATCTTGAAAAAACGATCCCGAATCAAGAAAAAAATCAACTGCTAACCTCTGAAAAAGAATTTGCCGAAGGGCTTCTTCCCTTTTGGGATCTGTATTCAAAAAGGCTTAGCACTCTAAGAGGAGAAGCGAATCAAAGAGTTGAGGGTTTAAAAGCTAAAGATTCTTTCAATCAATTTATCCAAGCCCTAAGTGGAAGCGATTTAAAGACAAGCCTATCTTATCTATCAAAAACTGAGCAAACCTTGCAAAATACCCTAAAATCAAGTTTTGGAGAAAGTAGAGCGCTTGAAGCTTTAAATGTTTTAATTGATAGCTATGAAAGCTTGGAAGAGGAAGGTTTTTTAAGAATTGGGAGTTTGCAAGCTTTGTTGGATTTGCAGGAAGAATCTCTTTTAAGCCTAAAGGAAAGAGAGCTAATAGGCTTTGAATTTTTAGAAACTTCCACTAAGCTTCTTCGTTTGAGTATCCTCAATCAATCAGAAGAAAACTATCGAGAGAGTGAATTTTTTTTTCAAGGGGCCCAATTTTTCTTACAATTGTTCATGTATAAGAATACGGAGCTTAAAAATTCCCCTAAAGAAATTCTTGTTAAATTGCTTAAAATGGTTTGGTCTTTTAGGGAAATGTATCGAAATTATGATATGATAGATAAAAAAGAGGAGCCTAATCAACTTTTATGGAGTGTTTATTTTAGCTTACAAGCTATAGAAGATGATTTTGATGAAGCTGTTTTATTGATTCAAACACTTGGGTTTAATGAAGATTATAGTGGAAAGGATCGCTGTCAAAGCGTCCCTTGGGATGATGTCAATCCTTTATTTGATCAAGGAAGGCTTTTTTTAACGGAAGCATCAAGCCGAATGAAGCCTATCTTAAAAAAACTTGAGGATTTACTCTATATCGACCAAGCTATCTTTAGCTTTAAAGATGCGCTTGAAGCGATAGATCATCCTAAAGGCGGCAACGGGTGCAAAGGATCCCCTCAAAAGAAAAAAGAAGAAGAGGAGCCGGAAGAGTCGGAAGCTCCAAAGCCCTCAGATCAGCAAGAAGAGGATGTCCTTAAAAATCTTATGGAAATGGAACAAGAAGATGCAGGATTTAGAGAAGAAAAAGCGGAGCCTCCTAAAGGGGTAGAAAAGCCATGGTAA
- a CDS encoding BatD family protein, which translates to MANTLDGEEPKITVSFYDETLAPGKPVQGLITIMHSDKDAIPLESFKLKDQKLNPTFLKKTEVGNGLVISLYQFAIASRQKGLYVLPPIKVKVGAQEFQTPSMTYEIKPDGSSGESPNATAKTKDGDPIIFALKSFVDGKSELYPGQKIIVGYFYIFNNNIEITKETLPLFEAGEFKKVGAQQVSNYKQSGLGIRQIAQELKADKPGNYRLGPSIIEGKVYRTSSRTGEKEYISDVIRAEAPAVNLLVKSFPDRGKPASFNGAIGEDLQFKVEIQSLPELSVGDKLTLSLAVTGKGDFESLPMPDVCCQPGFPGKFRLSDFPPAVTVKGSTKYFVVEMTPLSSSIKAIPPIEFSYFNLKTESYTTLRSAPIPIKVHEAPKGAIAPEGPTEENKDENKIWSEPKNTPEALEISSIYPITKEDLTSRFLGTLSAIWLIPMGLLALYLQSQLKRRRNKPGVEKVSKKPQEILNEADKTNLHALIEKSLMQALFEKGLVSRQDLSPHELDERGITGEVRAFFEDLEEARFSGKEHLSYEAQKQKALELLDKIKKAD; encoded by the coding sequence ATGGCCAATACGCTTGATGGCGAAGAGCCTAAAATAACCGTAAGCTTTTATGACGAAACTTTAGCTCCAGGAAAGCCTGTTCAAGGGCTAATTACAATCATGCATTCCGATAAGGATGCCATTCCGCTAGAAAGCTTTAAATTAAAAGATCAAAAGTTAAACCCCACTTTCCTTAAGAAAACCGAAGTCGGCAATGGATTAGTTATTTCTCTTTATCAATTTGCTATAGCTTCAAGACAAAAGGGTTTATATGTTTTACCTCCCATAAAAGTTAAAGTCGGCGCTCAAGAATTTCAAACGCCTTCGATGACTTATGAAATAAAGCCCGATGGGTCAAGCGGAGAATCACCTAATGCGACGGCTAAAACTAAAGATGGGGATCCCATCATTTTCGCATTAAAATCCTTTGTAGACGGAAAGTCAGAGCTTTACCCCGGGCAAAAAATTATCGTTGGCTATTTCTATATTTTTAATAATAACATTGAAATTACAAAAGAAACGCTTCCTCTTTTTGAAGCCGGAGAGTTTAAGAAAGTCGGGGCTCAGCAAGTGAGCAACTATAAGCAAAGCGGACTTGGCATTAGGCAAATCGCGCAAGAATTAAAAGCCGATAAACCTGGAAATTATCGTTTGGGGCCTTCAATTATTGAAGGTAAAGTTTATAGAACTTCCAGCAGAACAGGAGAGAAAGAATACATAAGCGATGTCATAAGAGCTGAAGCACCGGCTGTTAATTTGCTAGTAAAATCCTTTCCGGATAGAGGAAAACCTGCTTCTTTTAATGGAGCTATTGGCGAGGACTTGCAATTCAAAGTTGAAATTCAAAGCCTTCCGGAATTAAGTGTGGGTGATAAACTTACCCTTTCACTTGCCGTAACCGGGAAAGGCGATTTTGAATCGCTTCCAATGCCTGATGTCTGCTGCCAACCGGGATTTCCCGGAAAATTCAGATTAAGCGATTTTCCGCCTGCTGTCACAGTTAAAGGATCGACCAAGTATTTTGTTGTTGAGATGACGCCGCTTTCATCCTCCATTAAAGCCATTCCTCCGATAGAATTCAGCTATTTCAATTTAAAGACGGAAAGCTACACGACTCTAAGGAGTGCTCCCATCCCAATAAAGGTGCACGAAGCGCCAAAAGGCGCTATTGCCCCTGAAGGGCCTACAGAAGAAAATAAAGATGAGAATAAAATTTGGAGTGAGCCCAAAAACACTCCCGAAGCTTTAGAAATTTCCTCGATTTATCCCATAACTAAAGAAGATTTGACTTCTCGATTTTTGGGAACTTTAAGCGCTATATGGCTTATTCCCATGGGTCTTTTAGCTCTCTATCTGCAAAGTCAATTGAAAAGAAGAAGAAATAAGCCGGGTGTGGAAAAGGTCAGTAAAAAGCCTCAAGAAATATTAAATGAAGCTGATAAGACAAATTTACATGCTCTAATAGAGAAATCTCTTATGCAGGCGCTTTTTGAAAAAGGCTTGGTTAGCAGACAAGATTTATCGCCTCATGAGTTAGATGAAAGAGGGATTACAGGTGAAGTTAGAGCCTTTTTCGAAGATTTAGAAGAAGCTAGGTTTTCAGGTAAAGAACACCTCAGTTATGAAGCTCAAAAGCAAAAAGCCTTAGAGTTGCTTGATAAAATTAAAAAGGCTGACTAA
- a CDS encoding ankyrin repeat domain-containing protein yields MGAISWASVDKKDFGEIFQSKPKKTLAALTKNLSLELFSEDWCGKNKIRNLHHKLRLISTVLSLTERTINKESISLFFIELQKLLPFSDKNPMVHQTPQTEPKEKCEACLFEDVLKEAINKKNDNLANTIIRYRCNPGDFKSHLINAAAKGCFETVKELYLKHDALIAKELTKQAALEAFKFDRFETLSFLSEKGDFQPDEEKGLELLHLACSRVCLNSLKILLEKFSSSVLKNLLDTPLPQTKRAALETLYLALDGNCSSKSREKDNLTVIEMEKILLSQGASPNCLTKDGIPLIHSILSDWAWKDKEHHFIQLLISFGENPNLLYSGLTPLHSLFVSNKTVTAPLLFMTLIHCKGDISEPGEVGCAPIPFALREEKFAVLKEIFCDHSRLVEEIQNLKGLSKTLILEEYEAKGIKWVLELIVLFQDKELALFAVQTWKDGDSNFQKSMIQLEEKYGLKALMIFS; encoded by the coding sequence ATGGGAGCAATCTCCTGGGCGAGCGTCGATAAAAAAGATTTCGGTGAAATTTTTCAATCTAAACCTAAAAAAACTTTAGCCGCTTTAACTAAAAATTTAAGTTTAGAACTTTTTAGTGAAGATTGGTGCGGCAAAAATAAAATTCGAAATTTACATCATAAGCTGCGTTTGATTTCAACTGTTCTTTCCCTTACAGAAAGAACCATTAATAAGGAATCGATCTCTCTTTTTTTTATCGAGCTGCAAAAACTTCTACCTTTTTCAGACAAAAACCCGATGGTTCATCAAACACCTCAAACTGAACCAAAAGAGAAATGTGAGGCCTGTCTTTTTGAAGATGTGCTAAAAGAGGCCATAAATAAGAAAAATGATAACTTGGCTAACACCATCATTCGTTATCGCTGCAATCCGGGTGATTTTAAAAGCCACCTTATAAATGCCGCAGCGAAAGGGTGTTTTGAAACTGTAAAAGAACTATATCTTAAACATGATGCTCTCATTGCAAAGGAATTAACTAAACAAGCTGCTTTAGAAGCTTTCAAATTTGATCGGTTTGAAACGCTTTCTTTCCTTTCAGAAAAAGGAGATTTTCAGCCGGATGAGGAAAAAGGTCTAGAACTTTTGCATTTAGCTTGCAGCAGAGTCTGTCTTAATTCTCTAAAAATTTTATTAGAAAAATTTTCATCTTCAGTATTGAAAAATCTTCTAGATACGCCTTTGCCTCAAACAAAGCGAGCAGCTTTAGAGACTCTTTATTTAGCCCTTGATGGCAATTGCAGCTCAAAATCTAGAGAAAAAGATAATTTGACAGTTATTGAAATGGAAAAAATCCTTTTAAGCCAAGGCGCGTCTCCAAACTGTCTAACAAAAGATGGAATTCCTTTAATTCATAGCATTCTTTCCGACTGGGCTTGGAAAGACAAGGAGCATCACTTCATTCAGCTTCTTATATCCTTTGGCGAGAACCCGAATCTTCTTTATAGTGGTTTAACCCCTCTCCACTCTCTTTTTGTTTCAAATAAAACAGTAACTGCCCCTCTTCTTTTTATGACTCTCATTCACTGTAAAGGAGATATTTCAGAACCAGGAGAAGTGGGCTGTGCCCCAATTCCTTTTGCTTTGCGTGAAGAAAAATTTGCTGTCTTGAAGGAAATCTTCTGTGATCATTCCCGCCTTGTAGAGGAAATTCAAAACTTAAAAGGCCTGTCAAAGACACTTATTTTAGAAGAATATGAGGCTAAAGGGATTAAATGGGTCCTTGAACTTATCGTTTTATTTCAAGATAAGGAACTTGCTTTATTTGCAGTTCAAACTTGGAAGGATGGAGATTCGAATTTTCAAAAATCTATGATTCAACTGGAAGAAAAATATGGATTAAAGGCTTTAATGATCTTTTCTTAA